The nucleotide sequence ATGGTAGATGAAGATATTGATTTGGATAGCATAGCCACCGAGGGTAAGATTTTAACTCTATCCACCTCTGAAGCCATAAAGTATGGCTTTTGTGAAGCTGAGGTAAGCAGTATAGATGACATAATGAAACGTTCCGGTGTGGAAGACTATACTGTTGAAGAATTTAATCTCGGAGTATCTGAAAAAATTATTTCTTTATTTCTTAATCCATTTGTGAGCGGTATCCTTATTTTGATAATTGTTGGAGGAATCTATTTTGAGCTGCAAACTCCTGGGGTTGGATTCCCTATCCTTGCGTCCATTGTAGCTGTCATTCTCTACTTTGTTCCAAACTACCTCAATGGTCTTGCAGAAAATTGGGAAATTATTCTATTTGTCGTAGGCATCATCTTAATAGCATTGGAGGTTTTTGTCATTCCAGGATTTGGCGTTGCTGGAGTTTTAGGACTAATATGCACCATAGGTTCTCTGGTTCTGGTGATGCTTAACAATGATATGTTTGATTTTTCCTTTGTAGGTGGGGATCAATTGTTTATTTCTTTTGCTACCGTAATAGCCGGATTGCTAGGTGCTATGATAGTCATGTTTTTAGGAGGAGCCAGATTACTCAATAGCAACGTATTTCAGAGAGTAGCATTGCATGATGTGCAAAGTAAAGAAGAAGGTTTTACATCTACTTTTTACAAGAAAAAATCCTTAATCGGTCAAAAAGGGAAAACTTACACAAGGTTAAGACCAAGTGGAAAAATTGAAATTGACGGGGAAATTTACGATGCGTTCACCCGAGGGAATTTCGTTGATGAAGGCATAAATGTAGAAGTGATTTCGGACGAAGGTACAAGCTTGAAAGTAAAAGAGGTATGAAATTATTTCCAACATTAATTTGGACATTTACTATTCTGGCTTTCTTGTTTCTTTTCTTCTCGCTTAGAAGTCAGATAAATCAAGTGCTTTATAGTTTTATCGCTCTGGGATTGTGGGGTGTGGCATTTTTACTCAACAAGTTTAAACCAGGTGAAAAAGAGAAGGAAACATAGCAGATGTCTAAACTGCGAAGAACCATTAGGCAGAAAAGCTAACTATTGTCCCAACTGTGGACAGGAAAATACCGACAATCATGTAAGTATTGGTATGCTCTTCCGAGAATTCACATCTAATTTTTTCTCGCTAGACTCCCGTTTTGTAAGGACATTTAAACCGTTCTTGTTTTCTCCTGGAAAAATCACTAACGCATTTATAAATGGAAAGAGGGTTCAGTTTGCAAATCCAATTCGCTGGTATTTAGTCATCAGCATCTTTCATTTTTTCTTTATGGCTAAAGTGTTTTCACCAACCTTACAGGATAAAAAAGACAGAGTGCTAAGTAGTAATGATTCCAAGGTTCTTACTTCAGTTCAATTTGATAGTTTAATGAATCTCCCCGATTCTATTTACGCTGAAGAATGGCCGCTCTCCAAACCTCATAGAAGACTTGTGGATCATTTGATAGATCAAACCACATTGTCCTCTGAGCAAATCTTGGATACCATCCAAATGGATACAATTAACACCACCAATTATTTCATTGTTAATCAATTCGTAAAGATTGGTCAAGAGTCCAAGGCTTCCTTTCTCTCCTATATACTCAGACAGATACCTATCATTGTTTTCTTCATTCTTCCGGTTTATGCATTTTTACTGAAACTCTTTTTTTGGCGAAAAGGACTGTACATCAAGCATTTGATACATTCCCTTCACCTACACTCGTTGTATTTTTTTCTCCTAGGATGGGTCTGGCTTTTCTCTCTATTCTTCGAGGCATTTCAAGAAACAGGACTTAACATAGCCACACTGATTACATTCATCTATGCCATTATAAGCTTTCGCAAAGTTTATAAGATAAAAATGATTTGGTGTGTGTTTAGAGCTATATGTATTGGACTGATTTATACTTTTGCTCTTGGAGTAGTTTTGGGCACAGGGATTTTAATTTCCTTAGCCCTTATCTAGACAGTTATTGAATAAGTTCTTCTTTATACTTGAGATTGGATAAAAGAATCAAAAGAATTCACAATTTGATCCACTTCGGTATCACTGATGCTATTGGATATAAATAATGATTCAAATTGAGATGGTGCCAGATATACTCCTTTGCTGAGCATGTGTCTA is from Marinobacter alexandrii and encodes:
- a CDS encoding NfeD family protein; translation: MKKVFSLLSILVSILLFSQEKEKPLVLHLKIGDVIDPRTNRYSELGLEKALELDADYVILELDTYGGALNDADDIRTRILNFDRPIYTFINKDAASAGALISIACDSIYMAKGSSIGAATVVTQDGDAAPDKYQSYMRSIMRSTAEAKGRDPRMAEAMVDEDIDLDSIATEGKILTLSTSEAIKYGFCEAEVSSIDDIMKRSGVEDYTVEEFNLGVSEKIISLFLNPFVSGILILIIVGGIYFELQTPGVGFPILASIVAVILYFVPNYLNGLAENWEIILFVVGIILIALEVFVIPGFGVAGVLGLICTIGSLVLVMLNNDMFDFSFVGGDQLFISFATVIAGLLGAMIVMFLGGARLLNSNVFQRVALHDVQSKEEGFTSTFYKKKSLIGQKGKTYTRLRPSGKIEIDGEIYDAFTRGNFVDEGINVEVISDEGTSLKVKEV
- a CDS encoding DUF3667 domain-containing protein — translated: MKKRRKHSRCLNCEEPLGRKANYCPNCGQENTDNHVSIGMLFREFTSNFFSLDSRFVRTFKPFLFSPGKITNAFINGKRVQFANPIRWYLVISIFHFFFMAKVFSPTLQDKKDRVLSSNDSKVLTSVQFDSLMNLPDSIYAEEWPLSKPHRRLVDHLIDQTTLSSEQILDTIQMDTINTTNYFIVNQFVKIGQESKASFLSYILRQIPIIVFFILPVYAFLLKLFFWRKGLYIKHLIHSLHLHSLYFFLLGWVWLFSLFFEAFQETGLNIATLITFIYAIISFRKVYKIKMIWCVFRAICIGLIYTFALGVVLGTGILISLALI